The Gimibacter soli genome includes a region encoding these proteins:
- a CDS encoding amino acid permease yields MSRPFRSLFIRKSIESVRQDVETSGLDRSLGATHLVLLGIGIIIGAGVYVMTGTAAANYAGPAVVLSFAIAGFACCLTGLCYAELASVLPVSGASYSYCYTVLGEVVAWSLAWMLMLEFGLAGSALAVGFSGYLISFLADFGIYLPAALATSTIEATRAGSEMVFTAGPQFNLMAVLSLAVVCAVLIRGVAHSATVNMVLVIVKVGILFLFVATGFSHVDAANWTPFIPENQGGFAFGWPGVVRAASILFFAYLGFEAVATAAAESRKPQRDIPIGILGALLFSTLIYVAVAMTLTGLVSYTELSVPDPIAVAVNHIGMPAIGSFIKVGALTGLASVLLVNTYGQSRIGFAMSRDGLLPPLFSRVHPRFQTPAAGTIAFAAISAVAAGLLPITLLADFVSIGAACMFIVVALSVMFLRTHQPDLPRPFKVPFGGIRVRGVWLGVIPVLALVMSLLMMGPVLVDIAMKAIDGEWLPAIILGGYIALGAGLYFGYGRHNSRIWAEAQSEGK; encoded by the coding sequence ATGTCACGCCCTTTCCGTTCCCTTTTCATCCGCAAATCGATTGAATCCGTCCGGCAGGATGTCGAAACCTCGGGGCTCGACCGGTCGCTCGGTGCCACGCACCTTGTCCTGCTTGGCATCGGCATCATCATCGGTGCCGGTGTCTATGTGATGACGGGCACGGCGGCGGCCAATTATGCGGGGCCTGCGGTGGTGCTGTCGTTCGCGATAGCCGGCTTTGCCTGCTGCCTGACGGGGCTTTGCTACGCCGAGCTGGCCTCAGTATTGCCGGTTTCAGGTGCGTCCTACAGCTATTGCTATACGGTCCTCGGCGAGGTCGTCGCATGGTCGCTCGCCTGGATGCTGATGCTCGAATTCGGGCTGGCGGGTTCGGCGCTCGCCGTCGGCTTTTCGGGATATCTGATCAGTTTTCTCGCTGACTTCGGGATTTATCTGCCGGCAGCGCTCGCCACTTCGACAATCGAGGCAACACGCGCGGGCAGCGAGATGGTTTTCACAGCCGGCCCGCAGTTCAACCTGATGGCCGTCCTCAGCCTTGCCGTTGTTTGTGCGGTGCTGATCCGCGGTGTGGCGCATTCGGCGACGGTCAATATGGTGCTTGTCATCGTCAAGGTCGGGATTTTGTTCCTGTTTGTGGCAACAGGCTTCTCCCATGTCGATGCCGCGAACTGGACGCCCTTCATCCCCGAAAACCAGGGTGGCTTCGCCTTCGGTTGGCCGGGGGTGGTGCGGGCAGCCTCCATCCTGTTCTTTGCCTATCTGGGCTTCGAGGCAGTGGCGACGGCAGCGGCCGAGAGCCGCAAGCCCCAGCGCGATATCCCGATTGGCATTTTGGGCGCGCTACTCTTCAGCACGCTCATTTATGTGGCGGTGGCCATGACGCTGACCGGGCTTGTTTCCTACACCGAGCTCAGCGTTCCGGACCCAATCGCCGTGGCAGTCAATCATATCGGCATGCCGGCCATCGGGTCTTTCATCAAGGTCGGGGCGCTCACCGGGCTTGCTTCGGTCCTTCTCGTCAATACCTACGGCCAGTCGCGGATCGGCTTTGCCATGTCGCGTGACGGCTTGCTGCCGCCGCTGTTCAGCCGCGTGCATCCGCGCTTCCAGACGCCGGCTGCCGGCACCATCGCATTTGCGGCCATTTCTGCGGTAGCGGCAGGGCTGTTGCCGATCACGCTGCTTGCCGATTTCGTCAGCATCGGGGCGGCTTGCATGTTCATCGTGGTGGCGTTGAGCGTGATGTTCCTGCGCACCCACCAGCCCGATCTGCCCCGGCCCTTCAAGGTGCCGTTCGGCGGTATCCGGGTGCGCGGCGTTTGGCTCGGCGTCATTCCGGTTCTGGCGCTTGTCATGAGCCTTCTGATGATGGGGCCGGTGCTTGTTGATATCGCCATGAAGGCCATCGACGGCGAATGGCTGCCGGCGATCATCCTTGGTGGCTATATCGCGCTCGGCGCGGGGCTCTATTTTG
- a CDS encoding TonB-dependent receptor — MRNFIQLYSTTAVIAVALASAPALGADAGDDDVLFDEIIVTANKREQSLRDVPGSISAVGQSDLKALSAQSLSDYITRVPGVVFNDYQPGVSEVVIRGIASTTYHEANQATTGYYLNQIPLIEPGFPLVIPDVDAFDLKQVEVLRGPQGTLFGSSSLGGAINYVVNEADASGYAAAFEGTVSSTRRAGEASYAIKAMANIPIVSDQLALRVTALQRDDAGYLDNLGTGEDGSNDLTVRGVRGSLVWTPSAETTVSVLSMYQEYGLDDQTYALFDMDRYERSTNVDEYQDTQFFLNSLTIEQDFDFATLTLVGSHTEKENDLAFDDSVFLGMDPRTDTAQLSGSAGKSKTDYLEARLTSNSESALSWIIGANYTKLKSNSTDGVRIPGIAAYIDNNPGEFGDQPSSVIAPDDFTQRTVSSNEVKELALFGEASYDFTEALTLTLGGRVFEYKSTPRLQFLPNAALIDPFDYQPGADKKSDFIPKVSLTYKPTDNFMAYALYSEGFRIGGVNVYAIAAGTPLTFESDTTKNYEIGTRFDLLDKVLSFDISAYHIKWDNIQARLFTPVTFNAYTTNGGGAKVDGVELTAVLRPTDNVSFSTNLTYTDARLSDLLPDSFAVGGGYAEGSRLPGSSEWMMSNQLDFSFEDVALKPRFGIAHRYLSDAPVAFGAVLEKGGYHLVDLNASFEVKEGLEVVLFAKNIFDEYGILNAPFSFAGAVTRPRTIGATLRFALN, encoded by the coding sequence ATGCGTAATTTCATCCAACTCTATTCGACCACCGCCGTCATCGCCGTTGCGCTGGCATCCGCACCCGCCCTCGGGGCAGACGCCGGTGACGATGATGTGCTTTTCGACGAAATCATCGTGACCGCCAACAAGCGCGAGCAGTCGCTGCGCGATGTGCCGGGCTCGATTTCCGCTGTCGGCCAGTCGGATCTCAAGGCCCTGAGCGCCCAGAGCCTGTCGGACTATATCACGCGCGTACCGGGCGTGGTGTTCAACGACTATCAGCCGGGCGTATCCGAGGTAGTGATCCGCGGCATCGCCTCGACGACCTATCACGAGGCCAATCAGGCGACGACCGGCTATTATCTCAATCAGATTCCGCTCATCGAGCCCGGCTTCCCGCTGGTGATCCCCGATGTGGATGCGTTCGACCTGAAACAGGTTGAAGTGCTGCGCGGGCCGCAAGGTACGCTCTTCGGTTCGTCGTCGCTCGGCGGTGCCATCAACTATGTGGTCAATGAAGCGGACGCCAGCGGCTATGCCGCCGCGTTCGAGGGCACTGTCTCGTCCACCCGCCGTGCAGGCGAGGCGAGCTATGCGATCAAGGCGATGGCCAATATCCCGATTGTGTCGGATCAGCTGGCCCTGCGTGTGACCGCGCTGCAGCGTGACGATGCGGGCTATCTCGACAACCTTGGCACCGGCGAGGACGGCAGCAACGACCTGACCGTGCGCGGCGTGCGCGGCAGCCTTGTCTGGACGCCGAGCGCGGAAACCACGGTTTCGGTCCTCAGCATGTATCAGGAATATGGCCTGGACGATCAGACCTATGCCCTCTTTGACATGGATCGCTACGAGCGCAGCACCAATGTCGACGAATATCAGGATACGCAATTCTTCCTGAACAGCCTGACGATCGAGCAGGATTTCGATTTTGCCACGCTGACGCTGGTGGGCAGCCACACTGAAAAGGAAAACGACCTCGCGTTTGACGATTCCGTCTTCCTCGGGATGGACCCGCGCACCGATACGGCCCAGCTTTCCGGTTCCGCCGGCAAATCGAAGACCGACTATCTGGAAGCACGGCTGACCTCGAACAGCGAAAGCGCGCTTTCGTGGATCATTGGCGCCAACTACACCAAGCTGAAATCCAACAGCACGGACGGCGTCCGCATTCCCGGCATCGCGGCTTATATCGACAATAACCCGGGCGAATTTGGCGATCAGCCGAGTTCGGTGATCGCGCCCGACGATTTCACCCAGCGCACGGTGTCCTCGAACGAGGTGAAAGAACTCGCGCTGTTTGGTGAGGCATCCTACGATTTCACCGAGGCGCTGACGCTGACGCTTGGCGGCCGCGTGTTCGAATATAAATCAACCCCGCGCCTGCAGTTCCTGCCGAACGCCGCCCTTATCGATCCGTTCGACTATCAGCCGGGCGCTGACAAGAAGTCGGACTTCATCCCGAAAGTCTCGCTGACCTACAAGCCGACCGACAATTTCATGGCCTATGCGCTCTATTCCGAAGGCTTCCGGATTGGCGGTGTGAACGTTTATGCGATTGCCGCCGGCACCCCACTGACGTTCGAAAGCGACACGACCAAAAACTATGAGATCGGCACCCGGTTCGATCTGCTGGACAAGGTCCTGTCGTTCGATATCTCGGCCTATCATATCAAGTGGGACAATATTCAGGCCCGTCTCTTCACGCCGGTCACCTTCAACGCCTACACCACGAACGGTGGAGGCGCCAAAGTGGATGGTGTGGAACTGACGGCAGTGCTGCGCCCCACCGACAATGTCTCCTTCTCGACCAACCTGACCTACACCGACGCGCGCCTGTCGGACCTGCTGCCGGACAGCTTTGCCGTCGGTGGCGGCTATGCCGAAGGCTCACGCCTGCCGGGTTCGTCCGAATGGATGATGTCCAACCAGCTTGATTTCAGCTTCGAGGACGTGGCGCTGAAGCCGCGCTTCGGGATTGCCCACCGCTATCTCTCCGACGCGCCCGTTGCCTTCGGTGCGGTGCTGGAGAAGGGCGGCTATCATCTGGTTGACCTGAACGCCTCGTTCGAGGTGAAGGAAGGGCTCGAGGTCGTCCTGTTCGCCAAGAATATCTTTGACGAATATGGCATCCTGAACGCGCCCTTCAGCTTCGCCGGTGCCGTGACGCGCCCGCGCACAATCGGCGCAACGCTGCGGTTCGCCCTGAACTGA
- a CDS encoding WD40/YVTN/BNR-like repeat-containing protein: MQSRLLPACLTLLLSVFVSSYSAPVAAADTEVAESLEYRLIGPWRGGRVTAVTGVPGKPNLYYMGAAGGGVWRTQNAGQTWENLSDGHFKVGTIGAVAVSKSDNNVIYVGTGEAPIRGVTTSHGDGVWKSIDGGATWAHIGLPKAGQIARIEIHPTNPDIAYVGVQGQIWGGSEERGVFRTTDGGKTWDHVLKVGPETGTSDLRMDPTNPRILYAAMWHHGRKPWFIMSGGTEGGIFKSIDGGDSWTKLGGGLPEMIGKIGVDVSASNPERVYAIIEAEHGKGGLWRSDDGGKAWALIDGHRVLHSRAWYYIHIAADPVDENTVYVLNVPLMKSIDGGKSWEQLSTPHSDHHDQWINPDNPKNFINGNDGGATITFDGGKTWSSIMNQPTAQFYRAETDDKKPFRIYAGQQDNTTVAIASESLYGGIGVEDYFDVGGGESAHVAFDPANPQLIYATTINGTLTEHDRETQLTRMIIPYPEMMYGKDPKDLKYRANWNAPVEVDPHDPSVIYYGTQFVLKSDDRGRTWSQLSPDLTRNDPEKQGRNGGPLTPENVGAEFYNTIFYIAPSQHEKGVIWVGSDDGLVHLTRDDGASWQNVSPKHRGKYSEEAYINAIEISPHDPAKAYLAVQGHKLNDFAPYIYRTTDYGKRWTRIDAGLPKDQFVRVVREDPTRRGLLYAGTEGGMFVSYNDGADWKPLQLNLPPVPITDITIRHDTLVLATQGRAFWALDDLFVVRQDAEGVSAGDVAVYRPGVVEMRIGDGGAAGDSEGSNPPRGVPLYYRLGEDAAGPLTIEIIDREGRVIRTISSEESLRDKCLKANEDPRSPFELEYPSKKRGLNKWIWDQRRDGVTCIEDVDIFAGFGGPKVPPGEYRARVSVGDASAEAAFSLALDFRVSASPEEVQAWSAKLDETAALLDDVLRTLGQAREARSDIEALMADHPGDTELQAAGTAAIEALTGWDRLINQHLHQTYEDEDAWETMLAGQVRYLLDVIDYTGAPVTGGQIARLGDLEAEWVKRLAELDAIVKGQVAPINERARQLGLEHITLPGQ; the protein is encoded by the coding sequence GTGCAATCGCGACTCCTGCCAGCCTGCCTGACGCTCCTGCTCTCTGTCTTCGTTTCTTCATATTCAGCACCTGTTGCGGCTGCCGATACCGAGGTAGCCGAAAGCCTTGAATATCGCCTCATCGGGCCATGGCGCGGTGGCCGAGTGACCGCCGTCACGGGCGTGCCCGGCAAGCCGAACCTATACTATATGGGCGCAGCAGGCGGCGGTGTGTGGCGGACCCAAAATGCCGGCCAGACGTGGGAAAACCTTTCCGACGGGCATTTCAAGGTTGGCACAATCGGTGCGGTGGCGGTGTCAAAGTCCGATAACAATGTCATTTATGTCGGTACCGGCGAGGCGCCGATCCGCGGGGTTACGACCTCGCACGGCGACGGTGTCTGGAAATCGATCGACGGCGGCGCCACCTGGGCGCATATCGGCCTGCCGAAGGCCGGCCAGATCGCCCGGATCGAAATTCACCCCACCAATCCAGATATTGCCTATGTCGGCGTGCAGGGCCAGATTTGGGGCGGCAGCGAAGAGCGCGGCGTATTCCGCACGACTGACGGCGGCAAGACATGGGACCATGTGCTGAAAGTGGGGCCAGAGACAGGCACCTCTGACCTGCGCATGGACCCGACCAACCCGCGCATCCTGTATGCTGCCATGTGGCATCATGGCCGCAAGCCGTGGTTCATCATGTCGGGCGGCACAGAGGGCGGCATCTTCAAAAGCATCGATGGCGGCGACAGCTGGACGAAGCTTGGCGGCGGGCTTCCCGAGATGATCGGCAAGATCGGCGTTGATGTGTCAGCCAGCAACCCTGAGCGCGTCTATGCGATCATCGAGGCAGAACACGGCAAGGGCGGGCTGTGGCGCAGCGACGATGGCGGCAAGGCATGGGCCCTGATCGATGGTCACCGCGTCCTGCATTCCCGCGCCTGGTACTATATTCATATCGCGGCCGATCCGGTCGACGAGAATACCGTTTATGTGCTGAACGTACCGCTGATGAAGTCGATCGATGGCGGCAAGAGCTGGGAGCAACTGTCGACGCCGCACAGCGACCATCACGATCAGTGGATCAACCCCGACAACCCGAAAAACTTCATCAACGGCAATGATGGCGGCGCGACGATCACGTTTGATGGCGGCAAGACCTGGTCGTCGATCATGAACCAGCCGACCGCGCAGTTTTACCGTGCCGAGACCGACGACAAGAAGCCTTTCCGCATCTATGCCGGCCAGCAGGACAATACGACGGTGGCGATCGCCAGCGAGAGCCTCTATGGCGGCATCGGCGTAGAGGATTATTTCGATGTCGGGGGCGGCGAGAGCGCGCATGTGGCTTTCGATCCGGCCAACCCGCAGCTTATCTATGCGACCACGATCAATGGCACCCTGACGGAGCATGACCGCGAAACGCAACTTACCCGCATGATCATTCCGTATCCGGAGATGATGTACGGCAAGGACCCGAAAGACCTTAAATACCGTGCCAACTGGAACGCCCCGGTCGAAGTCGACCCGCATGATCCTTCGGTTATCTATTATGGGACGCAGTTTGTCCTGAAAAGCGATGATCGCGGCCGGACCTGGAGCCAACTCAGCCCCGACCTCACCCGCAACGACCCCGAGAAACAGGGCCGGAACGGCGGCCCCCTGACCCCGGAAAATGTCGGCGCTGAATTCTATAACACCATCTTCTACATCGCGCCCTCCCAGCACGAAAAAGGCGTGATCTGGGTTGGCAGCGATGACGGCCTCGTGCATCTCACCCGCGATGACGGTGCCTCGTGGCAGAATGTTTCGCCCAAACACCGCGGCAAATATTCCGAAGAAGCCTATATCAACGCGATCGAGATCAGCCCGCACGACCCGGCCAAAGCCTATCTCGCAGTACAGGGGCACAAGCTGAATGACTTTGCGCCCTACATTTACCGTACGACCGATTATGGCAAGCGCTGGACCCGGATCGATGCCGGGCTGCCGAAAGACCAGTTCGTTCGCGTGGTCCGTGAAGACCCTACCCGCCGGGGCCTTCTCTATGCAGGCACCGAGGGCGGCATGTTTGTCAGCTATAACGACGGTGCAGACTGGAAGCCGCTGCAGCTCAACCTGCCGCCGGTTCCGATCACGGATATCACCATTCGTCATGACACTCTCGTCCTCGCGACCCAGGGCCGCGCCTTCTGGGCACTGGACGATCTGTTTGTCGTACGACAGGACGCCGAAGGTGTATCGGCTGGCGATGTCGCGGTCTATCGCCCCGGCGTCGTTGAAATGCGGATTGGCGACGGTGGCGCCGCGGGCGACTCTGAAGGCAGCAACCCGCCGCGCGGGGTGCCGCTTTACTACCGGCTGGGCGAAGATGCCGCTGGCCCGTTGACGATCGAGATCATCGACCGCGAAGGGCGTGTCATCCGCACCATCAGCAGCGAGGAATCCCTGCGCGACAAATGCCTGAAGGCCAATGAAGACCCCCGCAGCCCGTTTGAGCTGGAATATCCTTCCAAGAAACGTGGCCTGAACAAGTGGATCTGGGATCAGCGCCGCGACGGTGTCACCTGTATCGAAGATGTCGATATATTCGCCGGATTTGGCGGCCCGAAAGTGCCGCCGGGTGAATATCGGGCCCGCGTTTCGGTCGGGGATGCAAGCGCCGAGGCGGCCTTCTCGCTTGCGCTCGATTTCCGTGTTTCGGCATCACCTGAGGAAGTTCAGGCATGGTCAGCAAAGCTCGACGAGACGGCAGCCCTACTGGATGATGTCCTGCGCACTCTTGGGCAGGCGCGGGAAGCGCGGTCAGACATTGAGGCGCTGATGGCCGATCATCCGGGCGACACAGAGCTGCAAGCGGCCGGTACCGCGGCGATCGAAGCCCTGACAGGCTGGGACCGCCTGATCAACCAGCATCTGCATCAGACCTATGAAGATGAAGATGCGTGGGAGACCATGCTCGCCGGACAGGTCCGCTACCTGCTGGATGTCATCGACTATACCGGTGCACCCGTGACCGGCGGCCAGATCGCACGGCTTGGCGACCTAGAGGCCGAATGGGTGAAACGACTGGCTGAACTCGACGCCATCGTGAAGGGGCAAGTTGCGCCCATCAACGAACGCGCCAGGCAGTTGGGGCTGGAGCATATCACCCTGCCCGGGCAGTGA
- a CDS encoding WD40/YVTN/BNR-like repeat-containing protein, translated as MKLGLNVAIAMMLAATPAMGAPDDKAMSAKTFEGLKVRNIGPAYMSGRVADIAVDPTSPNTWYVAIGSGGVWKTVNAGTTWTPIFDNEAVYSIGDVTIDPSNPNIIWVGTGENNGGRHIAFGDGVYKSLDGGKTWKNMGLGKSEHIGDIIVHPTDSNTVWVSAQGPLWSKGGERGLFKTTDGGKTWRNVLEGDEWTGVGSVAIDPENPNKLYAATWQRQRTVAALVNTGPGSALHTSDDGGETWVKMTNGLPATNMGKSSLVVSPMNPNVVYAAIELDERKGGIWRSANKGGSWEKMSDMVGGGTGPHYYQELFADPHTFDMLYMSNNASAVSKDGGKTWETMNLKNRHVDDHAFAFHPADPDFILVGSDGGLYESRDDMKTWRFMQSIPVTQFYKIAADDDYPFYNVYGGTQDNSTQGGPSRTMRAEGIKNADWYLILGADGHQPATEPGNPNIVYAQWQKGSLARHDRKLRESTFIQPQPKPGEPAERFNWDAPINVSTHDPKRLYHASQRLWRSDDRGDSWTPISGDLTRNGNRLHKPVMDRTWGPEAGWDLYAMSDYHTIANVAESPVDENILYVGTDDGLIQVTTDGGQNWTRYEIGKIKGVPANAYVNDIRADNFDANTVYAALDNHKEGDYKPYLIKSTNLGKSWQLITGGLPEKNLVWRITQDHVNKDLLFLGTEFGLYFTVDGGNEWIELTGGVPTISFRDVRIQRRESDLVAGSFGRGIFVLDDYSPLRSINAAALEKEALLFADPETLLYVEDELHSDSQGDDQWVAENPPYGASLTYYLKDSFKSAKDKRVEADKKAVEGGNGVLFPAWDVLEAERREEGPAVFVTIKDAAGTIVRHVPAANKKGVQRVTWDLHHALKEAITNEPRPSWLGEAKGVRALAGQYTATLNLRENGTIRELAGPVEFKVTEYIDPSLETATLQDVQAFQERVVKAEAAVTAASITIADLQKRLEGYRNALDQTSNRGALESRFAAIRAELFSLEEAINGQQSREQMGATPATISSRVGFAKFSSSTSYGPTAQSREQLGYALEAFGSVKARLDTLMTGTIPAFEKALEDAGAPWVRGSASLPDLD; from the coding sequence ATGAAACTGGGACTGAATGTTGCAATTGCAATGATGCTCGCGGCCACACCGGCCATGGGCGCACCAGACGATAAAGCGATGTCTGCCAAGACGTTCGAAGGCCTGAAGGTGCGGAACATCGGGCCGGCCTATATGTCTGGCCGTGTGGCCGACATTGCTGTCGATCCGACCAGCCCGAATACCTGGTATGTTGCCATCGGTTCTGGCGGGGTCTGGAAAACCGTCAATGCGGGCACGACCTGGACGCCGATTTTTGACAATGAAGCGGTTTATTCCATCGGTGACGTGACAATCGACCCGAGCAACCCGAACATCATCTGGGTAGGAACGGGCGAAAACAACGGTGGCCGTCACATCGCGTTCGGTGACGGTGTCTACAAGTCGCTGGATGGCGGCAAGACGTGGAAAAACATGGGTCTCGGCAAGTCCGAGCATATCGGCGACATCATCGTTCATCCGACGGATTCGAACACCGTTTGGGTTTCTGCACAGGGGCCCTTGTGGTCGAAGGGTGGCGAGCGCGGCCTTTTCAAGACGACAGACGGCGGCAAGACCTGGCGCAATGTGCTGGAAGGCGATGAATGGACAGGCGTTGGCTCGGTGGCCATCGACCCCGAAAACCCGAACAAGCTTTATGCCGCCACATGGCAGCGCCAGCGCACGGTCGCGGCCCTTGTGAACACCGGGCCGGGTTCGGCACTTCATACGTCGGATGACGGCGGCGAGACCTGGGTGAAAATGACCAATGGCCTGCCCGCCACCAACATGGGCAAATCGAGCCTCGTTGTATCGCCAATGAACCCGAATGTGGTCTATGCTGCAATCGAGCTGGATGAGCGTAAAGGCGGTATCTGGCGCTCCGCCAACAAGGGCGGCAGCTGGGAAAAGATGTCCGATATGGTTGGCGGCGGCACTGGCCCGCACTATTATCAGGAACTCTTCGCTGATCCCCATACGTTCGACATGCTTTACATGTCGAATAACGCCAGTGCGGTCTCGAAGGATGGCGGCAAGACATGGGAAACCATGAATCTGAAAAACCGCCACGTGGACGATCATGCTTTCGCCTTCCATCCCGCTGACCCGGATTTCATCCTCGTGGGGTCTGACGGCGGGCTTTATGAAAGCCGGGACGACATGAAAACCTGGCGTTTCATGCAAAGCATCCCGGTCACCCAGTTCTACAAGATCGCAGCGGACGACGATTATCCCTTCTACAATGTCTATGGCGGCACGCAGGATAACTCGACCCAGGGCGGCCCCAGCCGCACCATGCGCGCCGAGGGGATCAAGAACGCTGACTGGTATCTGATCCTTGGTGCTGACGGGCACCAGCCGGCTACCGAGCCTGGCAACCCGAACATTGTTTATGCACAGTGGCAGAAGGGCAGCCTTGCGCGTCATGATCGCAAGCTGCGCGAAAGCACCTTCATCCAGCCCCAGCCCAAGCCGGGTGAGCCCGCCGAACGGTTCAACTGGGATGCGCCGATCAATGTGTCGACCCATGATCCGAAGCGGCTCTATCACGCCTCCCAGCGCCTGTGGCGGTCGGATGACCGCGGGGATAGCTGGACGCCGATTTCCGGTGACCTGACCCGTAACGGCAACCGGCTGCACAAACCGGTCATGGACCGCACCTGGGGCCCTGAGGCCGGTTGGGACCTCTATGCCATGTCCGACTATCACACCATCGCCAACGTGGCCGAAAGCCCGGTGGACGAGAATATCCTTTATGTCGGCACGGATGACGGCCTTATTCAGGTAACGACCGATGGCGGCCAGAACTGGACCCGCTACGAGATCGGCAAGATCAAGGGTGTGCCGGCGAATGCCTATGTGAACGATATCCGCGCCGACAATTTCGACGCCAATACCGTTTATGCGGCGCTCGATAACCATAAGGAAGGTGACTACAAGCCTTACCTGATCAAGAGCACCAACCTCGGCAAGAGCTGGCAACTGATCACCGGCGGCCTGCCGGAGAAGAACCTCGTCTGGCGGATCACGCAGGACCATGTGAACAAGGATCTCCTGTTCCTTGGCACAGAGTTCGGCCTCTATTTCACGGTTGATGGTGGCAACGAGTGGATTGAACTGACGGGCGGCGTGCCGACCATCTCCTTCCGCGATGTGCGCATCCAGCGCCGTGAAAGCGACCTTGTTGCAGGCAGTTTCGGGCGCGGCATCTTTGTGCTTGATGACTATAGCCCGCTGCGCAGCATCAATGCGGCTGCCCTTGAGAAAGAGGCACTGCTGTTTGCCGACCCCGAAACCCTGCTTTATGTCGAGGACGAACTGCATAGCGATAGCCAGGGCGATGACCAGTGGGTGGCAGAGAACCCGCCTTATGGCGCGTCGCTGACCTATTATCTGAAGGACAGCTTCAAATCAGCCAAGGACAAGCGTGTCGAGGCTGACAAGAAGGCAGTTGAAGGCGGGAACGGTGTTCTGTTCCCGGCGTGGGATGTTCTTGAAGCGGAGCGCCGCGAAGAAGGCCCTGCCGTGTTCGTGACCATCAAGGACGCTGCGGGTACCATCGTCCGGCACGTACCCGCCGCCAACAAGAAGGGCGTCCAGCGGGTAACGTGGGATCTTCACCATGCCTTGAAGGAGGCCATCACCAACGAACCGCGTCCCTCGTGGCTCGGCGAGGCGAAGGGTGTGAGGGCTTTGGCAGGGCAATATACCGCCACGCTCAATCTGCGTGAAAACGGCACGATCCGTGAGCTGGCGGGCCCGGTCGAGTTCAAGGTGACGGAATATATCGATCCGTCGCTTGAAACCGCGACGCTGCAAGATGTGCAGGCCTTCCAGGAGCGGGTGGTGAAGGCGGAGGCGGCGGTTACCGCAGCCAGCATCACCATCGCCGACCTGCAGAAGCGGCTCGAAGGCTACCGCAATGCTCTTGACCAGACGTCTAACAGGGGCGCGCTGGAGAGCCGGTTCGCAGCCATCCGTGCCGAACTGTTCAGCCTTGAGGAGGCCATCAACGGCCAGCAGTCGCGTGAACAGATGGGGGCAACACCCGCTACCATCAGCAGCCGTGTCGGTTTCGCCAAGTTCAGCAGCTCGACAAGCTATGGGCCGACCGCCCAGAGCCGTGAACAGCTGGGCTATGCGCTGGAGGCATTCGGCAGCGTCAAGGCGCGTCTTGATACGCTGATGACCGGTACGATTCCTGCGTTTGAAAAGGCACTTGAAGACGCAGGCGCGCCGTGGGTGCGTGGCTCGGCAAGCCTGCCTGATCTGGACTGA